GGGCCAGTCGCCGCCGTTGTTCATCGCCGCGACGCAGGCCTGCGTGGTCACGGTGAAAGCATCAGGGACAGGTACGCCGATCTTGGCCATCTCCGCGAGGTTGGCGCCCTTGCCACCCAGGAGGGGCTTGAGGGTCACGTCGCCTTCGCTGAGGTCGTAGACGTACTTCGTCTGGTCAGTCATGTACTGCCGTCTCCTTCGCGTGCTCCGTGCACCTCGGCGTGCGCCTGTACGGCCCCCGGACGGCGGAGCAATCCGACCCGGATGTCCTTCCCCAACCGTAGTGGGTTTGGCGCGCGCGGGAAGGGGGTAGGCATCGGAAAATCGGTCCGTCCGACTGAAAAAGACTCTTACAACGACACTCGGTAGTATTGAGGCATGCCACTCGATCCCGTCTCGTCCCTGATCCTGGATGAGGCGGGCGCGCTGCCCTCACGCGTCCTCGTGCTCGACGACCCGACCGGCGGGCTGGTGCGCGCCGCGGCCGCGCTCGGCGCCGACGCGCGCGCCTGGAGCGACGACGTCCGCGCCGAACGCCTCGTGGCCCCCGAGCGCCGACTGGCCGACCACGAGCAGGACTGGGTGCCCGACCTGGTGCTGTGGCACCTCCCCCGCTCGCTGTCCGCGCTGGAGGACTACGCCCAGCACCTGGCGGCGACGCTGCCCGCCCACGGGCGCATCGTGGCCGGTGGCCGCGTCAAGCACATGACGCCGGCCCAGAACACGGTGCTCGGCCGGTCGTTCCGCGAAGTGTCGGCCAGCCGGGGCCGGCAGAAGTCCCGGGTGCTGCACGCGGCCGGACCGCTGCCCGGCCCGCTGCGGTGGCCGCAACGCCGGTATCTGCCCGAGGTCGGGCTCAGCGCGGTGGCGCACGGCAACGTGTTCGGCACCAACCGCCTCGACGACGGCACCCACCTGCTCCTGCGCACCCTGGCCCGCATCGGCGGCACCCCGGACGCCGCGGCACCCCCGACGCGCGGCACGGCGCTGGACCTGGGGTGCGGCTCGGGCCTCATCGCGTCCTGGCTCGCCGTGCACGGCTGGATCGCCACCGCCACCGACGTCTCCCGGGCGGCGCTGCTGTCGGCCCAGCTCACGGCGCGGGCGAACCACGTCGACGTGGCGCTGCGCCGCGCCGACGGGCTCGCGGGATCGGCCCCGAATCCTTCGACCTGATCGTGTCCAACCCGCCGTTCCACCGCGGGCCGGCGAAGGACTCCAGCGACACGTTCGCCTGGATCGCCGCCGCCCGCGCCGCCCTGCGGCCCGGCGGCGAGCTGTGGCTGGTGTTCAACAGCCACCTGCCCTACCTGCCGGCGCTGCGCCGCCAGGTGGGACCCACCAGCATCGAGGCGCAGGACCGCACCTTCATCGTCACCCGGTCGATGCGGGAACCGACGCCGTGAGGACCGGCTGGATCCCCAACCAGCACGGCGCCTGGGCCATGCTGATCGTCCCGTTCGTGTTCGGCGCCGTCCTGGCCGCGCGCGCGGGCGTCGCCGGCTGGTGGCTCCTGCCCCTGTTCTGCTGCTGGATGCTGGGCTACTTCGCCTTCCACGACGCGTCGCTGTGGCTCAAGGCCGCGCCCCGCAGGCGCCCCACCTACGTCCGCCCGCTGCTCACCTACACCGCGGCGAGCGCCGCGGCGGGCGTCCTGACGCTGGTCCTGGGCGGCTGGGCGCTGGCCGGCTGGGCGCTGGCCTACCTGCCGCTGCTGCTGCCCGCCCTGTGGCTGGCCTCGCGGCGCAAGGAGCGCGCCACCGTCGGGGGCGCCCTCACCGTGGCCGCGGCGTGCCTCATGACGCTGGTCGCCCGGTTCGGCGACCCGCGCGCCCTGCTAGCACGCGACGCCGCGTGGGAGTGCCCCGCGCTGGTCGCCGTCCTGCTGTTCGCGTACTTCTTCGGCACGGTGCTCTACGTGAAGACCAACATCCGCGAGCGGGGCAGCCGCGGCTACCTGGCCGCGTCGATCGGCTGGCACGGGATCGCGACGCTCGCCACCGTGGCGTGGGCGGCGACCGGTCACCTGGCGTGGTGGTGGCCGCTGTTCTTCGCCGCCACGACGGTCCGCTCGGCCGTGGTGCCGCGGCTGCGGTGGTCGGCCAAGAAGCTCGGTTTCGTCGAGGTCGGCTTCACGCTCGCGCTGGGGATCTGCTTCCTGCTCTGGTGAGTTCGGCGCCCGCGGCGTCCGGCGTGGTCGGACGCTGGCAGCGAACCGCGGCGGGCGCTAGGTTGCTCGCGTGGACGCCGCCGTGACCCGCCGTAACCGCTGGACCTTCGCGGTCGGCACCCTGGGCCGGGACATGGTCTACACGATGATGGCGCTGTTCCTCATCGTATTCCTGACCGAGGTGCTCGACGTCGACGACGCCACCCTGTGGTGGATCAACGGGATCCTGCTCGCCGCGCGCATCTTCGACGCGTTCACCGACATCCTCATGGGCGGGATCATCGACAACACCGCCACGCGCTGGGGCGCCTACAAGCCGTGGATCGCGTCCGGGGCTGTGCTGGTCGGCGGCCTGACGATCCTGCTGTTCACCGATCTCGGGCTGCGCGGGGCCGGCCTGATCGCGGCCTTCACCGTGATCTACCTGGCCTGGGGGCTGGCGTTCACGATGAACGACATCGGCTACTGGTCGATGCTGCCCTCCCTGACCCGGGACGCGCACGAGCGCGAGCGCATCAGCGCCCTGACGAAGGTGTTCGCGACCCTCGGCCTGTTCACCACGGTGGTCGGGATCATCCCCCTCACCGCGCTGCTGGGAGGCGGCGCGCCGGCCTGGACGACCTTCGCCGCCGGCACGGTCGCCATCATGCTGGCCGGTCAGGTCGTCACGCTGCTGGGCGTCCGGGAGCCGGCCCGCACGGCGCCGCGCGAGCACACCCCGCTGCGGGAGCTGTTCTCGATCGTCACCCGCAACGACCAACTGGTGTGGACGGCGACGGCGATGATGCTGTTCCTGATCGGGTACAACACCACCACCAGCTTCGGGGTCTACTTCTTCAAGTACGCCTACCGCGACGAGGGCATGTACGCGCCGTTCGCCGCCATCCTCGGCGTGGCGCAACTGCTCGGCTTCGCCCTGTTCCCCCTGCTGCGCCGCCGGCTGTCGCGGCGCCAGCTCTTCAACGTCGCGATGGCGCTGGTCGCGGCGGGCTACCTGGTGTTCTTCTTCTCCCCGATGAACCTGATCCCGATCGGGATCGCCGGGCTGCTGATGTTCGCCGGCCAGGCGATGGTCGTCGTGCTGATGATCGTGTTCCTGACCGACTGCATCGAGTACGGCCAGTGGAAGCTGGGACGCCGCAACGGCGCGGTGACGTTCGCGGTCCAGCCGTTCATCAACAAGATCGGCGGCGCGGTCGCGACGGCGATCGTGGGGGCCACCCTCATCGTGACCGGCATCAACGAGGCCGCCACCCCCGACGACGTCACCCCGGGCGGCCTGTTCGGGCTGCGGGTGATGATGCTGTTCTTCCCGCTGGCGCTGATGCTGATCAGCTACCTAGTCTACCGCCGCGGGTACCGCATCGACGAGGCGTTCCGGGAGCGGATCCTCGCCGACCTCGCCGAGCGCGGCCAGCTGGACGCCGAGGTCTGAGCCGCAGCCGTCCGCCGACCGGCGCCCGCGGCGTCCGCTCGGCACGGCGCCGGACGCGTCGGGACCGACACGACGCACGGACGCCTCCGGACCGGCACCGCGCCCGGACGCGGGCGTCCCCGGCCCGCACGCGGACCGGGGACGCCGAAGAACTGCGTGGGTATCGGGTCAGTCCTCGACCTCGACGATCTTGGCGTCGGGTGCGTTCTTCTGCACCGACGCGATCCCGTTCATGCAGGATTCCTTGCTCTCGTAGCCCTGGCTGGACGCGATCACCTGCCCGTTGCTGGCCTTGAGCCGGAAGCGGTGCTTGCCCCCGCGTCCTTGTACACCTCGAACGTTCCCGCCATGCCCTACTCCCTCGTACGTGCGGCCGGTCTCTCCGGTGGGCCCCAGCCTAGAACGACGTCCCCCACTGCGGCGTGGGAAACGCTGCGGAGCGCAGTAAGGTGCGGCTCATGCGTCCCGATCAGCTCCCGTTGTTGTTCACCCTCGGCGTCCCGGCCGTCGCCCCGGACGGTGGTCACGCCGTCGTCGCGGCCGCGCGCCCGAGCTTCGAGGCGGACGCCTACACCGGTCAGCTGTGGCGCGTCCCGCTCGGCGACGGCGCCCCGATCCGGCTCACCCGCGGCTTCCACGACTCCTCCCCCACCTTCAGCCCCGACGGGCGGCTGCTGGCCTTCCTGCGCTCGGCCCCCGGCGAGGCGCCGCAGGTGTGGGTCGCGCCGGCGGCCGGCGGCGAGGCCGTCCGCGCCACCGACGCCAAGCTCGGGGCGAGCCAGCCGGCCTGGTCCCCGGACTCCAGCACCCTGGCCTACGTCGCCCGGGTCCCCGCCGAGGGCCGCTACGGCACGCTCGACGGGGTCACCGCCCCGCTGGAGGATCCCCGACACTTCACCGGCTACCAGATCCAGGCCAACGGGCTGGGTTGGTCGACCGACCGGGTCGCCCAGCTCTTCGTCGTCGCCGCGCCGGACCCCTTCGGCGAGCCCGCGGTGAAGCCCGTGGGACGCGCCGCCAAGGACGCCGACCCCGACGCCCCCGCGTGGGACGTGCCCACGCCGCGGCAGCTCACCGAGGGCGCCTGTGACGTCGCCCAGCCCGTGTTCACGCCCGACGGCACCGGCGTGCTGGTGGTCACCCAGCGCGGCGCGGACGCCGACGTGACGGTCCGCACGTCGGTGTACCGGGTCGACGTGGACTCGGCCGAGGAGACCCTGGTGCTGGGCGGCTCCGCGTCGTTCTCCGATCCGCTGTTCTCCGCCGACGGCACCCGGCTGTACGCCCTGGGCGCCGAGCGCGGCGAGGACGGCGTCTCCTTCGTGGCGACCAACGCCGCCCTGTACGTCGCCGACGCGACCGGCGGCGCGCCGACCCGGCTCACCGATCCGGCCGACGTCGAACTCCACGGGCCGCTCGCCCGATGCGGCGCGGACGCCGTCCTGGCCGTCCGGTCGCTGCGCGGCAGCGCGGAACTGTGGCGCGTCGACCCCGACGGCCGCGCCGCCACGCTGTGGTCGGGGACGCCGACCATCGGCGCGGCCGCCGGCGTCCCGGGCACCTCGGACGCCGTCGTGACCGTGACCACCGTCACGTCGCCCAGCGAGCTCGCGGTGGTCGCCGAGGGCGCCACGGTCACCACCCAGACGCCGACCGGCGACGAGGTGGCGGTGCGCAGCGAGTCCGCGATGCGCGTCCTGACCGAGTTCGGCGCCGCCCTGCAGGCGCAGGCGACGATCGTGGAGCCGGTCGAGCTGACCTCCACCTCGCCCGACGGCCACCCGGTGCACGGCTGGGCGGTCGTGCCGGCCGGCCCGGGCCCGCATCCGGTCATCCTCAACATCCACGGCGGGCCCTACGCCGCGTACACCGGGGACTTCTTCGACGAGTTCCAGGTGTACGCCGAGGCCGGCTACGCCGTGGTGTACTGCAACCCGCGCGGGTCGGCGTCCTACGGCGAGGCGCACGGCAAGGCGATCCAGGGCGACTTCGGGAACCTCGACATGACCGACGTGCTGGCGTTCCTCGACCATGCGCTCGCCACGGTCCCGGGCCTGGACGCCGACCGCGTCGGGATCATGGGCGGCAGCTACGGCGGCTACCTGACGGCCTGGACGATCGCGCACGAGCACCGGTTCGCCGGCGCGATCGTGGAGCGCGGGTTCCTCGATCCGGCATCCTTCCTGGGGGCCGCCGACATCGGCTGGTTCTTCATGCAGGGCTACAACGGCACCGACCGCGCCGGGCAGGACCGGCAGTCGCCGATGCTGCTGGCGCACGAGGTCCGCACGCCGACGTTCGTGGTGCACTCCGAGCTCGACCTGCGCTGCCCCCTGAGCCAGGCGCTGCGCTACTACACCGCGCTGAAGCAGGCGGGCGTCGACACGGAACTGCTGGTGTTCCCCGGCGAGAACCACGAGCTGTCCCGCTCCGGATCGCCGTGGCACCGCCGGCAGCGGTTCGAGGCGATCCTGCAGTGGTGGGCCCGGCATCTTCCCGTCCGTGCGGATGCCCCGTCGGGGGTAGTCTCACCAGCGTGAGCCTTCCGCGTCGCGCCGCCGCCGCCGCGATCGTGCTCGCCGTGAGCGCCGGGTGCACGCCGGGTTCCGACCCGACACCACCCATCACGCCCACCCCGACGCGTCCGACGGAGACGGCCTCACCCACCCCCACCCCGTCCGAGCAGATCGACCTGCTCGAGCGGGGAGCGGCGGTGCGCCTCGTGGACCGCCTGCTGGACGCCGCCGACACGACGCGGGCGATCATGGTGACCGTGACCGCCGAGACGGCGTCCGTGGCGGTCCTGCGCAACGGGGCCGCGGAGACGTGGGCGTGGCGCGACGGACGCGTCCAGCAGGTGCAGTCCGACATCAACTACGTCACGCAGCGCGAGTTCGACCCGCACGCCTTCGACTTCGACGACCTGCCGGCGCTGTTCCGCGCCGCCCAGGCGGTGTCGGGCTCCGACGCGGACCAGTCGCTGCAGATCGTCGACATCTCCGCCGGGCTGGTCTCCATGTCGGTCTCGACCAACCCGGAGACGCGTCCGGTGTTCTTCAACCCCGACGGGACGCTGCTGCCCACCCTCGACTTCAGCAGCGAGTGGGGCCTCAAGCAGGGCTACGAGGACGTCGTGGGCCCGCGGGGCACCACGACCGGGATGGGGTTCGGGTCGGCCCTCGGCGTCTACCTCGACTCGCCCCAGGACACCCAGGGCGCTTTCACGCGCCGCCAGCGCACCGCCCGGACGCCGGTGATCGTGACCAACCGCACCGACGCCAACCGGCTGGCCGCCTTCGACCCCGCGCGGGTCAAGCCCGCGGTGGTGTGGAGCGTCCTTCAGGGCATGCGGGACCAGGGCACCTTCACCCTCGACACCACCTGGAGCTGCATCGTCGACGACCGGACCAGCACCGGCACCCCGAAGCTGTACTTCCAGGTCGGCGACCGCTCCTTCGTCACCGACCTGCTCGGCAACGTCCTGAGCTGACGCCGCGCCCCACCCGGCGGCGCTGCCCACCGAGCCCGTACGCGGCGGGGCCCCGGCTCACCGAGCCCGGACGCGGCGGGAGTGCCCCACCGAGCCCGCGCGCGGCAGGGGCGCTACCAACCCTGCGTGCGGCCTGCTCAGGGAGCCCGGACGCGCCGACGGGCACCGGCGTGGATGCCGATGCCCGTCGCGTCGTCGGTGGATCAGGCCAGCGCCCCCGCGGCGAACGTGTTGCACTGGTTGGGGTCACCGGTGTTGAACCCCTTGGCGAGCCACGTGCGGCGCATCTCGGAGGAGCCGTGCGTCCACTGGCTCGGGTCGACGCGGCCGGCCGACATCCGCTGGATGTGGTCGTCGCCCACGACCTCGGCGGCCTGCACCGACCGGTCGAGGTCGTCCTGCGTGACCTCGCTGATGATGCCGTTCGGGTCGCCCGCGGCGAAGCGCAGCCAGACGCCGGCGTAGCAGTCGGCCTGCAGTTCCAGGCGGACCTGCGGCGAGTTCGCGCCGGCCTGCTGGCCGCCGGACTGCACCTTGGCCATCTGCCCGGTGAGGTTCTGGATGTGGTGGCCGTACTCGTGCGCGATGACGTAGGCCTCGGCGGCGTCGCCGCCCTGGGCGCCGAGCTGCGGCATCTGCGTCGCGAAGAAGGACTTGTCCAGGTAGACGAGGTGGTCCGCCGGGCAGTAGAACGGGCCGACGTCGGCGGTCGCCTGGCCGCAACCGGTGCTGATGACGCCGTCGAACGTCACGGTCTTGGTCATCTCGTAGCCGGGCAGCGCCTGCTGCCAGTACGACTGGATCGAGTTGGTGTAGGCGACGTAGCGGCACTCCGGGTTCGCCTGGATGTCGGCGCCGGTGCGGCAGTTGGCGTACTCCGAGCTGGTGGTCGCCCCGCCGGCGGGTGCCTGGGCACCGCCGAGCAGCGCGCCGGGGTCGAAGCCGAACAGCATGGCGAGGATGATGACGAGGATGCTGGCGCCGCCGCCGACCGCGATCGCGCCACCGCGCCCTCCCCCGCCACCACCCATCTGAGACGGATCGAGTTGAGCCCCCGAGTTGTACTGCACGGCACGCACCTTCCTGTCCACGGCGACGAGTCGGGATGAGCATATCCCCGCTCACCCACCAACGGTGTACCCAGTACGGGTCACCGTGCGTGCGGCGGCTTGGTTTGGCCGGACGCGGCGGCCAAGATGGCAGGATGCAGATCATCGGCGTGGAGGTACCGGGCGGCTCGCCCGTGCTGTCCTTCGCGCTGGGGCACGGCGACGATCCGTACCAGGTCGCCTGGGAGGGCGGGTACCGCGTCGTGCGGCCGCTCTCGGCGACCGGCACCGTGGAGGACCTCACCGTCACCCTGCAGGTCTGCGAGCACGGCCGTCCGATCGTGCCGCGCGGCCCCCAGCGGATCCGCAGCACGCTGCGGGGCGACGAGCCCGTCCACGAGCCGGTCGTCCGGCAGCGGCTGGCCGCCTACGCGCTGGTGGTGTCCGAGCGGGGCCTGCTGGCCACCGAGTTCTCCTCCCGGACGGCGGTGCCCGGCATGTGGGGACTGCCCGGCGGCGGCATCGACCCCGGCGAGAACCCCGCCGCGACCGTGCAGCGGGAGGTCTTCGAGGAGACCGGCCAGACGATCGAGATCCTGCGCTTCCTGGACATGCAGTCCGACCACTGGATCGGCCATTCCCCCTCCGGCGTCATCGAGGACTTCCACGCCGTCCGCCTGATCTACGCCGCCCGCTGCGAGGCCCCGATCGACGCCATCGTGCACGACGTCGGCGGGACGACCGCGTCCAGCCGCTGGGTGCCGGCGTCCTCCCTGCGCGAGGTCTCCTGGATCAACGGCTCGCGCGCGCTGCTGGCCAAGCACGGCCAGCAACTGCTGCGGTCGCTGCACCACACCCGCGCGTCCTGACGCCGCGCGCGCTCGCGGGCTCTGTGCCGCTCGGCTCCGGCCGCCCCTTCGGCCCAGTCGCCCCCTTTAGCGTCAGTCGCCCCCGTTGCAGCGGGGGCGTCTGATCCGAACGGGGGCTACTCGTCCGAAGCGGGGCGATTCGTCGCAAGCGGGGGCCGCTCGTCACAAACGGGGTCCGCTCGTCGCAAACGGGGGCCGCTCGCCGCAAACGGGGCGCGACTCGTCCCAAGCGGGGCTGCTCGTCGCAGACGGGGCCGCTCGTCGCAAGCGCGGGCGACTCGTCCCAAGCGCGGGCTGCTCGTCGCAGACTGGGGCCAACTCGTCACAACGGGGCGACTCCTCCCGACCGGGGGCGGCTCGCCCTCAACCGTCGCCTCCGCTGGCCCAGACGCCCCCTCTTGCGTCAGTTGCCCCCGTTGCAGCGCGGGCGTCTGACCCGAACGGGGGCTATTCCCTCCAAAAGGGGGCAACACGTCCCAAGCGCGGGCCGCTCGTCGCACACGGGGGCCGACTGTCCCAACAGGGGGCGACTCGTCGCAGACGGGGGCGGCCCGTCGTAGAAGGGGGCCCCGACCCTCCGGTGTCGCCCCCTGCCCCCCAGTCGCCCCCTCTTGCGTCAGTTGCCCCCGCTGCAACGGGGGCGTCTGACCCGAACGGGGGCTACTCGTTCCAAAAGGGGGCGACATGTCCCAAGCGAGGGCGGCTCGTCGCAAACGGGGGCCGCTCGTCCCAAACGGGGGCCGCTCGTCCCAAACCGGGGCGGCTCGTCCCAAACGGGGGCCGCTCGTCCCAAACCGAGGCGGCTCGTCCCAAACGGGGGCCGCTCGTCCCAAACGGGGGCCGCTCGTCCCAAACCGGGGCGGCTCGTCGCAAACGGGGCCGCTCGTCCCAGAAGGGGGCGACACCGTCGTGGATGGCCACGGGGTGGCGGACGCGGGCGGATGGGGAGGGGACGCGCCCGGGATGCACGAAGCCCCGCCCGGATGGTCCGGGCGGGGCTTGTGAGCGATGGGGGCTAGTTGCGGAAGTACGACATGATGCGCAGGAGTTCGGTGTACAGCCACACCATGGTGACCGTCAGGCCGAACGCGGCGCGCCACGACTCGGACGCGGGCAGCCGGTTGCGGACGCCCTGCTCGATGTAGTCGAAGTCCATGATCAGGTTCGCGATGGCCAGGCCGATCGCGAGCAGCGAGACGCCGACGAGCAGCAGGGTGGGCCCGCCGCCGATGGAGCGGACGCCCAGATCGATGCCGAAGAACGCGAAGCCGAGGTTGACCAGCACCAGGCCCAGGAACGCGAACGTGCCGAGCGTGACGATCTTGCGGAACTTGTTGGTCACCTTGATGTTGAAGAACCGGTACGCGAACAGCGTGACGCCGGCCGCGATGAAGGTCCCCAGCACCGCCTGCAGCACGAGGCCGGCGTCGAACATCGAGGCGAACAGCAGCGTGAACGCGCCGATGAAGACGCCCTCGATCACCGAGTACAGCAGCACGAACGCCGGGTTGACGACGCGCCGCAGCGACACGAGCAGCACCGACACGAAGCCGACGATGCCGCTGACCAGGAGCGTCGGGTAGAGCAGGCCGATCGGCAGGAACATGAAGGTCACCGCGGCAGCGACGATGAGCACGCCCATCGTGATCGCGCTCTTGGTGATCACGTCGTCGATGGTCATGACGCCGCCGGCGGGGGTCGGCTGGCCGTAGCCCGGCTGCTGGTAGGTCGGCTGCCCGTACGGATCCTGCCCGTAGGGCTGGCCGAACTGGTCCTGGCCGTAGCCGGCCGGCGCCTGGTAGGACGCGGGTGCGGAGTTGAACGACTCCGACCGCGTGAAGACAGGGTTGGTACTCCGCATCAGGGGTGCCTTTCCATCGTGGTTACCTGCATCCTAGTCAACGCGACCACCGGATTCGATATTCCGGCACCCTGACGTACCCCCGACGGGAGTCGAACCCGCACTGTGGCGGGTTTAAGCCGCCTGCCTCTGCCGGTTGGGCTACGGGGGCCGGCGCCCAGCAGTCTAGGGCGGGTCCGGGCGACCCGAGCCGCCTCAGCTCAGCAGGCCCGCGACCAGCCCGTCCAGGATGTCGGCCTCGCTGACGGTCAGGTCCGCCCCGACCCGCTCGCCGACCCGCTGGACGATGAGCGTCCCGGCACAGATGACGTCCGCGCGCCCCGGGACCATCGTGGGGATCTCCAGGACGCGCGCGACCGGCTCGGTGAGGAGCCGGTGCGAGAGCGCCACGAGCTCCGCGTGCGTGATCGTGGCCCCGTGGACGCGGGCGCGGTCGTAGGCGTCCAGCCGCAGGTTGATCGCGGCCAGCGAGGTCGCCGTGCCGCCGACCCCGAACCAGGTGCGGGCGGCGGCCAGGTCGACGCCGCACCCGTCCAGCAGTCCGTCGATGAACGCCGTGGCGGCCTCGACCTCCGCCGGGGTCGGCGGGTCGGAATGCAGGAAGCGCTCGCGGATCCGCACCGATCCCATGTCGAGCGACACCCCGGACACGTCGCCGTCGGAGCGGCCCAGCACCAGCTCGGTCGAGCCCCCGCCGACGTCCATGACGAGCGCCGGCAGGTCGACCGGGCCTGCGCTGCGCGCCGCGGCGAGCGCGCCGCCGAACGACAGCGCCGCCTCCTCCTCGCCGGGGATGATCTCGGGACGGACGCCGAGCCGCGCCTCGACCCCGTCGTAGAACGCCTGGCGGTTCCCGGCGTCCCGGGCCGCGGATGTCGCCGCGAACCGGACGCGCTCCACCCCGAGTTCCTTCAGCACCGCCGCGTACTCGTCGCAGGCGGCCAGGGTGCGCGCCAAGGCGTCCGGGTGGAACTCCCCCGTCGCGTCGACGCCCTGCCCGAGCCGGGTGATGAGGAGGCGTCGGTCGAGTTCGCGTGGCCCCTGCGGGGTGGCCTCGCTGACCAGCAGCCGGATCGAGTTGGTGCCGCAGTCCACGGCCGCGACGCGCGTCATCGGGCTTCCTCCTCACGGTCGCGGGCGGGCGGGACCGCGGGGCAGGTGTCCCCGATGAGGGCCAGCGCCTCGTCGCCGAGGGGGTTGACGCCGGGGCCCGCGGCCAGCGCGTGCCCGACCAGGACGTGGAGGCACTTCACGCGCGTCGGCATGCCGCCGGCGCTGATGCCGGAGATCTCGGGCACGTCGCCCAGCGCGGCGCGGTCGGTCAGGTACGCCTCATGCGCGGCCCGGTGGCGGGCGGCGAGGTCGGCGTCCTGCTCGAGCCGCTCGGTCATCGCGGCCATCACGCCTTGCGACTCCAGCGTCGACACGGCCGCGACGATCCGCGGGCAGGTGAGGTAGTAGGTCGTCGGGAAGGGCGTGCCGTCGGGCAGTCGCGGGAGGGTGGCCACGACCCCGGGCTCGCCGGAGGGGCAGCGGTAGGCGATCCCGACGATGCCGCGCGGCGGCCGTCCGAGTTGCTCTTCGAGGGTGGCGACGTCGGCGTCCGTCGCGGGTTCGATGCTGGGCACGCCGACACCCTACTGGCCGCCCGGTCTCCCACCCTCGTCCGAGTGCCTCGCGACGACGGCCGGGCCCGGAACAGCACGGGGCGCGCGCGACGCCCGGTCAGCGTCGCCGGCCCGCCGGGAGGCCTCAGCCCCGCGGGCTCGCCAGCGTCAGGAAGCGCGCCACCCCGGCGTCGGCGAGCGCGGCCAGTTCGTCGGGGCCGGGGGCGGGCTCGCCCAGCAGGACGCGCACCTGCGTGTCGGCGACGACCAGGCCGTAGAGCGCGCGGAACGCGCCGGCCGGGTCGGGGACGCTCAGCGCGCCCGCCGCGTCCTGGTCGGCGAGGTAGGCCTCGACCAGCGGGCCGACGCGGTGCCGGCCGCCGGCCAGCACGGTCGCGGCCAGGGCGCCGTCCGCCTCGGCCATGGCGGCGCGGTTCAGCGCGACCGACAGCGGCCCGGTCAGCATGGCCAGCAGCCCCCGGGCGAACCCCCTCAGGGTCTCCGGGACGCCGCTGCCGCGGGCCAGAGCGTCGGTGACGAGAGCGGCCGTGCGGTCGGCGTTGCGCTCCACCAGCGCCGCCAGGACGCCCTCGCGGCCGCCGAACCAGGCGTACAGCGTCGTCCGCGACGCCCCGGCGGCGCGGGTGATGGCGGCCACCGTGAGGCCGGCGGGCCCCTCGGCCAGCAGCAGCGCCTCGCAGTCGTCGAGGAAGCGCTCGCGCCGCAGCGACAGTTCGGCTCCG
Above is a window of Propioniciclava coleopterorum DNA encoding:
- a CDS encoding methyltransferase; amino-acid sequence: MSNPPFHRGPAKDSSDTFAWIAAARAALRPGGELWLVFNSHLPYLPALRRQVGPTSIEAQDRTFIVTRSMREPTP
- a CDS encoding glycoside-pentoside-hexuronide (GPH):cation symporter; protein product: MDAAVTRRNRWTFAVGTLGRDMVYTMMALFLIVFLTEVLDVDDATLWWINGILLAARIFDAFTDILMGGIIDNTATRWGAYKPWIASGAVLVGGLTILLFTDLGLRGAGLIAAFTVIYLAWGLAFTMNDIGYWSMLPSLTRDAHERERISALTKVFATLGLFTTVVGIIPLTALLGGGAPAWTTFAAGTVAIMLAGQVVTLLGVREPARTAPREHTPLRELFSIVTRNDQLVWTATAMMLFLIGYNTTTSFGVYFFKYAYRDEGMYAPFAAILGVAQLLGFALFPLLRRRLSRRQLFNVAMALVAAGYLVFFFSPMNLIPIGIAGLLMFAGQAMVVVLMIVFLTDCIEYGQWKLGRRNGAVTFAVQPFINKIGGAVATAIVGATLIVTGINEAATPDDVTPGGLFGLRVMMLFFPLALMLISYLVYRRGYRIDEAFRERILADLAERGQLDAEV
- a CDS encoding YegP family protein, whose product is MIASSQGYESKESCMNGIASVQKNAPDAKIVEVED
- a CDS encoding YwiC-like family protein; protein product: MRTGWIPNQHGAWAMLIVPFVFGAVLAARAGVAGWWLLPLFCCWMLGYFAFHDASLWLKAAPRRRPTYVRPLLTYTAASAAAGVLTLVLGGWALAGWALAYLPLLLPALWLASRRKERATVGGALTVAAACLMTLVARFGDPRALLARDAAWECPALVAVLLFAYFFGTVLYVKTNIRERGSRGYLAASIGWHGIATLATVAWAATGHLAWWWPLFFAATTVRSAVVPRLRWSAKKLGFVEVGFTLALGICFLLW
- the ypfJ gene encoding KPN_02809 family neutral zinc metallopeptidase, yielding MDRKVRAVQYNSGAQLDPSQMGGGGGGRGGAIAVGGGASILVIILAMLFGFDPGALLGGAQAPAGGATTSSEYANCRTGADIQANPECRYVAYTNSIQSYWQQALPGYEMTKTVTFDGVISTGCGQATADVGPFYCPADHLVYLDKSFFATQMPQLGAQGGDAAEAYVIAHEYGHHIQNLTGQMAKVQSGGQQAGANSPQVRLELQADCYAGVWLRFAAGDPNGIISEVTQDDLDRSVQAAEVVGDDHIQRMSAGRVDPSQWTHGSSEMRRTWLAKGFNTGDPNQCNTFAAGALA
- a CDS encoding NUDIX hydrolase — protein: MQIIGVEVPGGSPVLSFALGHGDDPYQVAWEGGYRVVRPLSATGTVEDLTVTLQVCEHGRPIVPRGPQRIRSTLRGDEPVHEPVVRQRLAAYALVVSERGLLATEFSSRTAVPGMWGLPGGGIDPGENPAATVQREVFEETGQTIEILRFLDMQSDHWIGHSPSGVIEDFHAVRLIYAARCEAPIDAIVHDVGGTTASSRWVPASSLREVSWINGSRALLAKHGQQLLRSLHHTRAS
- a CDS encoding methyltransferase encodes the protein MPLDPVSSLILDEAGALPSRVLVLDDPTGGLVRAAAALGADARAWSDDVRAERLVAPERRLADHEQDWVPDLVLWHLPRSLSALEDYAQHLAATLPAHGRIVAGGRVKHMTPAQNTVLGRSFREVSASRGRQKSRVLHAAGPLPGPLRWPQRRYLPEVGLSAVAHGNVFGTNRLDDGTHLLLRTLARIGGTPDAAAPPTRGTALDLGCGSGLIASWLAVHGWIATATDVSRAALLSAQLTARANHVDVALRRADGLAGSAPNPST
- a CDS encoding S9 family peptidase produces the protein MRPDQLPLLFTLGVPAVAPDGGHAVVAAARPSFEADAYTGQLWRVPLGDGAPIRLTRGFHDSSPTFSPDGRLLAFLRSAPGEAPQVWVAPAAGGEAVRATDAKLGASQPAWSPDSSTLAYVARVPAEGRYGTLDGVTAPLEDPRHFTGYQIQANGLGWSTDRVAQLFVVAAPDPFGEPAVKPVGRAAKDADPDAPAWDVPTPRQLTEGACDVAQPVFTPDGTGVLVVTQRGADADVTVRTSVYRVDVDSAEETLVLGGSASFSDPLFSADGTRLYALGAERGEDGVSFVATNAALYVADATGGAPTRLTDPADVELHGPLARCGADAVLAVRSLRGSAELWRVDPDGRAATLWSGTPTIGAAAGVPGTSDAVVTVTTVTSPSELAVVAEGATVTTQTPTGDEVAVRSESAMRVLTEFGAALQAQATIVEPVELTSTSPDGHPVHGWAVVPAGPGPHPVILNIHGGPYAAYTGDFFDEFQVYAEAGYAVVYCNPRGSASYGEAHGKAIQGDFGNLDMTDVLAFLDHALATVPGLDADRVGIMGGSYGGYLTAWTIAHEHRFAGAIVERGFLDPASFLGAADIGWFFMQGYNGTDRAGQDRQSPMLLAHEVRTPTFVVHSELDLRCPLSQALRYYTALKQAGVDTELLVFPGENHELSRSGSPWHRRQRFEAILQWWARHLPVRADAPSGVVSPA